A portion of the Thunnus albacares chromosome 5, fThuAlb1.1, whole genome shotgun sequence genome contains these proteins:
- the LOC122981807 gene encoding galactose-specific lectin nattectin-like isoform X2 has translation MSIQSVLKLKFYSINETSPDHHNKMASSLHFIVLLCGLWIGANAILADDDECTETCPSGWTHFENQCYTFYHSEKDWADAERFCTSIGGNLASIHSAEVYSFLRDVILRSTGSHKTTWVGGHDAVKEGVWLWSDGSKFEFKGWAKGEPNNAGGGENCMEINFKGKDFVNDSKCNLKRSFVCSKQL, from the exons ATGTCAATACAGTCTGTTTTGAAACTGAAGTTTTACAGCATAAA tGAAACCTCACCTGATCATCACAACAAG ATGGCATCAAGTCTTCATTTCATTGTGCTCCTCTGTGGACTGTGGATTGGAGCAAAT GCAATACTGGCGGACGACG ATGAATGCACTGAGACCTGCCCATCTGGTTGGACTCATTTTGAGAATCAATGTTACACGTTCTACCACAGTGAAAAGGACTGGGCTGATGCAGAG CGCTTCTGCACTTCCATCGGTGGGAATCTTGCTTCAATCCACTCCGCAGAAGTTTATTCCTTCCTCAGAGACGTCATCCTGAGATCGACTGGCTCACATAAAACAACCTGGGTCGGAGGCCACGATGCGGTAAAG GAGGGTGTGTGGCTGTGGAGCGATGGCAGCAAGTTTGAGTTCAAAGGCTGGGCTAAAGGAGAGCCTAACAATGCTGGTGGAGGAGAAAACTGCATGGAGATCAACTTTAAGG GAAAAGACTTTGTCAACGATTCCAAGTGTAATCTGAAGAGGTCTTTTGTTTGTAGCAAGCAGCTGTGA
- the LOC122981807 gene encoding galactose-specific lectin nattectin-like isoform X3 encodes MASSLHFIVLLCGLWIGANAILADDDECTETCPSGWTHFENQCYTFYHSEKDWADAERFCTSIGGNLASIHSAEVYSFLRDVILRSTGSHKTTWVGGHDAVKEGVWLWSDGSKFEFKGWAKGEPNNAGGGENCMEINFKGKDFVNDSKCNLKRSFVCSKQL; translated from the exons ATGGCATCAAGTCTTCATTTCATTGTGCTCCTCTGTGGACTGTGGATTGGAGCAAAT GCAATACTGGCGGACGACG ATGAATGCACTGAGACCTGCCCATCTGGTTGGACTCATTTTGAGAATCAATGTTACACGTTCTACCACAGTGAAAAGGACTGGGCTGATGCAGAG CGCTTCTGCACTTCCATCGGTGGGAATCTTGCTTCAATCCACTCCGCAGAAGTTTATTCCTTCCTCAGAGACGTCATCCTGAGATCGACTGGCTCACATAAAACAACCTGGGTCGGAGGCCACGATGCGGTAAAG GAGGGTGTGTGGCTGTGGAGCGATGGCAGCAAGTTTGAGTTCAAAGGCTGGGCTAAAGGAGAGCCTAACAATGCTGGTGGAGGAGAAAACTGCATGGAGATCAACTTTAAGG GAAAAGACTTTGTCAACGATTCCAAGTGTAATCTGAAGAGGTCTTTTGTTTGTAGCAAGCAGCTGTGA
- the LOC122981807 gene encoding galactose-specific lectin nattectin-like isoform X1, with product MALGEPYIERALAVQCETSPDHHNKMASSLHFIVLLCGLWIGANAILADDDECTETCPSGWTHFENQCYTFYHSEKDWADAERFCTSIGGNLASIHSAEVYSFLRDVILRSTGSHKTTWVGGHDAVKEGVWLWSDGSKFEFKGWAKGEPNNAGGGENCMEINFKGKDFVNDSKCNLKRSFVCSKQL from the exons ATGGCCCTAGGAGAACCTTACATCGAGAGAGCTCTTGCAGTTCAGTG tGAAACCTCACCTGATCATCACAACAAG ATGGCATCAAGTCTTCATTTCATTGTGCTCCTCTGTGGACTGTGGATTGGAGCAAAT GCAATACTGGCGGACGACG ATGAATGCACTGAGACCTGCCCATCTGGTTGGACTCATTTTGAGAATCAATGTTACACGTTCTACCACAGTGAAAAGGACTGGGCTGATGCAGAG CGCTTCTGCACTTCCATCGGTGGGAATCTTGCTTCAATCCACTCCGCAGAAGTTTATTCCTTCCTCAGAGACGTCATCCTGAGATCGACTGGCTCACATAAAACAACCTGGGTCGGAGGCCACGATGCGGTAAAG GAGGGTGTGTGGCTGTGGAGCGATGGCAGCAAGTTTGAGTTCAAAGGCTGGGCTAAAGGAGAGCCTAACAATGCTGGTGGAGGAGAAAACTGCATGGAGATCAACTTTAAGG GAAAAGACTTTGTCAACGATTCCAAGTGTAATCTGAAGAGGTCTTTTGTTTGTAGCAAGCAGCTGTGA